From a region of the Paenibacillus lutimineralis genome:
- a CDS encoding M20/M25/M40 family metallo-hydrolase codes for MINKERLIQLFLELVRIDSETKHEREIADFLIRKFTELGLEVVEDDSMARTGHGAGNLIATLKPSVQTNAEPFLFTSHMDTVAPGVGINPIVGEDGWIRSDGTTILGSDDKAGVASLLEVIQVLREHNLPHGQIQFVITVGEEMGMTGSRALDTGLLDAKFGFAFDSNGDVGTICVASPSRALITIDIYGKSAHAGVNPEDGISAIQVAGKTIARMRLGRIDEETTANIGKFEGGGETNIVPDHVKLYAEARSTSQAKLEQQIAGMKEAVESTCQDYHTKGVFNSTIVYPSFHLSEQEPVVVLAQKAAGELGLSGATFMSGGGSDANIFNGLGIPTVNLAVGYEDIHTTRERIKAEDIVKTAELALEIIAQTVK; via the coding sequence ATGATCAATAAGGAAAGATTGATTCAACTCTTCCTGGAATTGGTCCGCATTGACAGCGAGACGAAGCATGAGCGGGAAATTGCCGATTTTCTGATTCGTAAATTTACAGAACTAGGACTTGAAGTTGTTGAGGACGACTCTATGGCCAGAACGGGACATGGTGCCGGAAATCTGATCGCGACTTTGAAGCCAAGTGTTCAGACGAATGCGGAGCCATTTTTGTTCACGAGTCATATGGATACGGTCGCTCCCGGAGTAGGAATTAACCCTATCGTTGGGGAAGATGGCTGGATCCGTAGTGACGGTACAACGATTCTCGGCTCTGATGATAAAGCTGGCGTAGCCTCGTTGCTGGAGGTCATTCAGGTGCTGCGCGAGCACAATTTGCCGCATGGGCAAATTCAATTCGTCATTACCGTAGGCGAGGAAATGGGCATGACTGGCTCAAGAGCGCTGGATACTGGCTTACTTGATGCCAAATTTGGCTTTGCCTTTGATTCGAACGGGGATGTAGGTACAATCTGCGTAGCATCTCCTTCCCGAGCGCTCATTACGATTGATATCTATGGGAAATCGGCTCATGCTGGAGTGAATCCAGAGGATGGCATCAGCGCGATCCAGGTAGCAGGTAAGACGATTGCTCGTATGAGGCTTGGACGGATTGATGAGGAGACTACGGCGAATATCGGCAAGTTCGAAGGCGGGGGAGAGACGAATATCGTCCCTGATCATGTGAAGCTGTATGCCGAAGCACGCAGCACCTCGCAGGCGAAGCTTGAGCAGCAGATTGCCGGAATGAAGGAAGCGGTGGAATCGACCTGTCAGGATTACCATACCAAAGGCGTCTTTAACAGTACGATCGTATATCCGTCTTTCCACCTCTCCGAGCAGGAGCCTGTTGTTGTTCTGGCTCAGAAAGCAGCAGGTGAGCTTGGCCTGTCAGGCGCTACATTCATGTCGGGCGGCGGCAGCGACGCCAATATATTCAATGGACTAGGCATTCCAACTGTAAACCTGGCTGTTGGCTATGAAGACATTCATACGACACGCGAGCGAATCAAGGCTGAGGACATTGTGAAGACTGCAGAGCTGGCATTGGAGATCATTGCACAGACTGTAAAATAA
- the lipB gene encoding lipoyl(octanoyl) transferase LipB, with amino-acid sequence MNKPLLVSYTPMIEYGEAWDKQKELVKAISDGQQQEHLLLLQHPPTYTIGSQQHPEHLLLSPEQLQEQGISLVQIDRGGDITYHGPGQLVGYPLLLLDGENGLDLHGYLRNLEQVIINYLAQFGIEGSRKPEYTGVWVGNVKITAIGVKFNKCRHRRGFVTSHGFAFNIKSGIQNEGFQGIIPCGIQEYGVTSLEDVTGKTFTVEQVAHDIIPYFNEVFGYEAIWEDANA; translated from the coding sequence ATGAACAAACCATTATTAGTAAGCTATACTCCGATGATTGAATATGGGGAAGCTTGGGATAAGCAAAAAGAATTAGTAAAAGCGATCAGCGACGGACAGCAGCAGGAGCACCTGCTGCTTCTTCAGCATCCACCGACTTATACGATTGGCTCTCAGCAGCATCCTGAGCACTTGCTTCTCAGTCCAGAGCAGCTGCAGGAGCAGGGGATCTCGCTGGTCCAAATCGACCGTGGCGGGGACATTACCTATCACGGGCCAGGTCAACTAGTGGGATATCCGCTACTACTGCTCGATGGTGAGAACGGCCTCGATCTGCACGGTTATTTACGGAATCTCGAACAGGTGATCATTAATTATTTGGCTCAGTTCGGAATCGAAGGGTCAAGGAAGCCGGAATATACCGGAGTATGGGTCGGAAATGTCAAGATTACAGCGATTGGCGTCAAGTTTAATAAATGCCGTCACCGTCGCGGCTTTGTTACGAGTCACGGCTTCGCTTTCAATATCAAATCAGGCATTCAGAACGAGGGATTCCAGGGGATTATTCCGTGTGGAATTCAGGAATACGGGGTAACTTCGCTGGAAGATGTCACGGGCAAGACATTTACTGTTGAACAGGTAGCCCATGACATCATTCCTTATTTTAATGAAGTCTTCGGTTATGAGGCGATATGGGAAGATGCTAACGCATGA
- the prli42 gene encoding stressosome-associated protein Prli42 — MSKKWLKIVVYLMLFAMVGSTLFALLEPLLMR; from the coding sequence ATGTCTAAAAAATGGCTAAAAATCGTAGTCTATCTGATGTTGTTTGCGATGGTAGGTTCTACACTATTTGCGCTGCTTGAACCTCTACTCATGCGTTAG
- a CDS encoding tetratricopeptide repeat protein: MAHRPPQLDNTPNIPDILERAEDLNLMLHHLESTSDSTEMPEYNYFDRSGLIQCSVSSGMLNAATKLAGDSDPVLRCVLICSLYEEGYTELAEQHLLEIVHKLFPPRTPYQEAARIYGEILYDQARYEEASAIFAALAEACPSMASVRYASAACRLQEKVLRLRRRMELYHPDQDERLKIEKYIHGFLDMLAFIEQTHWHSTWNDKQKSNLPEQISANIKQNRP, from the coding sequence ATGGCGCACAGACCGCCTCAATTAGATAACACCCCTAATATTCCAGATATATTAGAACGGGCAGAAGATCTAAATTTAATGCTTCATCACTTGGAAAGCACTAGCGATTCTACAGAGATGCCTGAATACAATTATTTTGACCGCTCCGGGCTTATTCAGTGCTCGGTCTCGTCCGGCATGTTGAATGCAGCCACTAAGCTGGCCGGAGATAGCGACCCGGTGTTACGATGTGTGCTGATTTGCAGCCTTTATGAGGAAGGTTATACAGAACTGGCGGAGCAGCACCTCCTAGAAATAGTACATAAGCTGTTTCCCCCCCGGACCCCATATCAAGAAGCCGCCAGAATATACGGAGAGATTCTGTATGATCAAGCCCGTTATGAAGAAGCTTCCGCGATTTTTGCCGCCTTGGCTGAGGCCTGCCCTTCCATGGCTTCAGTACGTTATGCCTCAGCTGCCTGCCGTCTCCAGGAGAAGGTTCTGCGACTGAGAAGGCGGATGGAATTGTACCACCCGGATCAGGATGAACGGCTTAAAATTGAGAAGTATATTCACGGATTCTTGGACATGCTGGCTTTTATTGAGCAAACGCATTGGCACTCGACGTGGAATGACAAGCAAAAAAGTAATCTGCCGGAGCAAATAAGCGCCAACATCAAACAAAACCGCCCATAA
- a CDS encoding Z-ring formation inhibitor MciZ: MKSYFSEKSVRVQGKAWQVRIILNQWQKEAGKSAKVKDLIRTRTSK, encoded by the coding sequence ATGAAAAGCTATTTTTCGGAAAAATCAGTTCGTGTTCAAGGCAAAGCCTGGCAAGTTCGTATTATACTCAATCAATGGCAAAAAGAAGCAGGAAAATCTGCCAAGGTCAAGGATTTAATTCGAACGCGGACAAGTAAATAG
- a CDS encoding NUDIX domain-containing protein encodes MTDKLMEKTISTEPIFKGKVISLQVDTVELPDGSTATREIVKHPGAVAVLAFHNERLLMVDQFRQAMGRCELEIPAGKLEKGEDPMEAAARELEEETGYRCERMTLLHSFYTAPGFSDEVIHLYLAEELTSGEMSPDEDEFLEVYEVSFEEAQRYIAEGRIADAKTMVAFYIWQQRKLSQQAGK; translated from the coding sequence ATGACAGATAAACTAATGGAGAAGACCATTTCGACCGAGCCGATTTTTAAGGGGAAGGTCATTTCATTGCAGGTGGATACAGTAGAACTGCCGGACGGAAGTACAGCAACACGGGAGATTGTGAAGCATCCCGGCGCAGTGGCCGTCCTCGCTTTTCACAATGAAAGGCTATTGATGGTTGATCAATTCCGCCAAGCGATGGGCCGCTGTGAGCTGGAAATTCCAGCTGGTAAGTTGGAGAAGGGTGAAGATCCGATGGAGGCTGCTGCACGTGAGCTTGAAGAGGAGACTGGCTATCGCTGCGAGCGTATGACGCTTCTGCATTCCTTCTATACAGCTCCAGGCTTCTCTGATGAGGTGATTCATCTGTATCTAGCCGAGGAGTTAACGAGCGGGGAGATGTCGCCCGATGAGGATGAGTTCCTCGAGGTATATGAGGTTAGCTTTGAAGAAGCTCAGCGATATATTGCCGAGGGGCGAATTGCCGATGCCAAGACGATGGTAGCCTTCTACATCTGGCAGCAGCGTAAGCTCAGCCAGCAGGCAGGGAAGTAG